Proteins from one Acidobacteriota bacterium genomic window:
- a CDS encoding molybdopterin-dependent oxidoreductase encodes MSNFEIGPHTRGESLFVGDLPDPPGVQHAAVLASPIPHGRIVRLDTSPAATVEGVACILTAADIPGENQIGGIVQDEPLLAEGLVHFRGQPIVVVVADDPATARRAAAAIEIEFEELAGVFDPREAAAAGSLIVPSRTFSLGAVEETWASCDFVIEGRADSGGQEHLYLEPQGALVLPQEGNRLRIISSTQAPTAVQRITARVLGLSMNDIEVDVARLGGAFGGKEDQATPWAAIAALAAFSLKRPVRIALSRIEDMRMTGKRHPYTSDYKIGLAENGRILAYEATFFQNAGAAADLSPAILERSLFHATGSYFVPNVRVTAMSCRTNLPPFTAFRGFGAPQAMFVMESAIARAADVMGIDRMEIQKINLIAKGEVFPYGMKAQQDHARRAFAETESRFDIAARRTEIDTFNRNNRVVKKGLSMMPVCFGISFTSAFLNQAAALVHVYTDGSVSVSTGAVEMGQGVNAKITNVAAHALGIDPALIAIETTNTLRVANTSPTAASSGADMNGKATEIACRTIVARLCAVAAESLEVEPERVKIVDGDVTVDDSATGLAWDELVTKAYFNRVSLSAQAHYATPKLHFDRTTGKGEPFAYHVYGSAAIEVTVDCLRGIYTVDRVSIVHDAGRSLDPTVDTGQLEGGLVQGIGWMTMEELVLADGRNLADTLSTYKIPDIYSAPEIEGHFLEDADNPNAVMHSKAIGEPPLMYGIGAYFALLDAMSAFRPDREPFFDAPMTPEKVLMFLHGDHNHSEIGPHPSIE; translated from the coding sequence ATGAGCAATTTCGAGATCGGCCCGCACACCCGCGGCGAGTCGCTGTTCGTCGGCGATTTGCCAGACCCGCCGGGCGTGCAGCATGCAGCGGTCCTGGCCTCGCCGATCCCGCACGGTAGGATCGTTCGTCTGGATACCTCGCCGGCAGCAACGGTAGAAGGCGTTGCGTGCATTTTGACAGCCGCCGACATCCCCGGCGAAAACCAGATCGGGGGAATCGTCCAGGACGAGCCTCTTCTGGCTGAAGGTTTGGTCCACTTCAGGGGCCAACCGATCGTGGTCGTGGTCGCAGACGACCCCGCCACCGCGCGTCGAGCTGCAGCGGCGATCGAAATAGAGTTCGAGGAGCTTGCCGGCGTCTTCGATCCCAGGGAGGCCGCCGCGGCCGGATCCCTGATCGTGCCCTCACGCACCTTCTCGCTCGGCGCGGTCGAGGAAACCTGGGCGTCGTGCGATTTCGTCATCGAGGGTCGCGCCGACTCCGGCGGCCAGGAACACCTCTACCTTGAACCGCAAGGCGCTTTGGTCCTGCCTCAGGAGGGGAATCGCCTCAGGATCATCTCATCCACCCAGGCGCCGACCGCCGTGCAACGGATCACGGCACGGGTGCTCGGACTTTCGATGAATGATATCGAGGTCGACGTTGCACGCCTCGGTGGGGCGTTCGGCGGAAAGGAGGACCAGGCGACGCCGTGGGCGGCAATCGCAGCGTTGGCAGCCTTCTCTCTCAAAAGGCCGGTTCGTATCGCGCTCTCCCGTATCGAAGACATGCGGATGACCGGAAAGCGTCACCCGTACACGTCGGACTACAAGATCGGCCTCGCGGAAAACGGCAGGATTCTGGCCTACGAAGCGACCTTTTTCCAGAACGCCGGCGCGGCCGCCGATCTCTCCCCTGCCATCCTCGAGCGCAGCCTGTTCCATGCAACCGGCAGCTACTTCGTGCCCAACGTACGCGTCACCGCGATGAGCTGTCGGACGAACCTTCCACCGTTTACCGCCTTCAGAGGTTTCGGAGCGCCGCAGGCGATGTTCGTGATGGAATCGGCGATCGCTCGCGCCGCCGATGTGATGGGTATCGATCGCATGGAGATTCAGAAGATCAATCTGATCGCGAAGGGCGAGGTCTTTCCATACGGTATGAAAGCGCAACAGGACCATGCCCGCCGCGCTTTTGCCGAAACCGAGAGCCGGTTCGACATCGCTGCTCGACGGACCGAAATCGACACCTTCAACCGGAACAACCGAGTGGTCAAGAAAGGCCTCTCGATGATGCCGGTCTGTTTCGGCATCTCATTCACCTCCGCCTTTCTCAACCAAGCGGCAGCGCTGGTCCACGTCTACACCGACGGCAGCGTGAGCGTCAGCACTGGCGCGGTGGAGATGGGACAGGGCGTCAACGCCAAGATAACCAACGTCGCCGCTCACGCCCTCGGCATCGATCCCGCACTCATCGCCATAGAAACCACCAATACACTTCGAGTCGCCAACACCTCCCCTACCGCCGCCAGCTCCGGCGCGGACATGAACGGAAAGGCCACCGAGATCGCCTGTCGGACGATCGTCGCCCGTTTGTGCGCCGTAGCTGCGGAAAGCCTCGAGGTCGAACCTGAACGGGTCAAAATTGTCGACGGCGATGTCACCGTTGACGATTCCGCGACCGGGCTGGCGTGGGACGAGCTGGTCACGAAGGCGTATTTCAACCGGGTCAGCCTTTCCGCGCAGGCCCACTACGCAACGCCAAAGCTCCATTTCGACCGCACCACCGGGAAGGGCGAGCCGTTCGCGTACCACGTGTACGGCAGCGCGGCCATCGAGGTAACGGTCGACTGTCTCAGGGGTATCTACACCGTCGATCGAGTCTCGATCGTTCACGATGCCGGCCGAAGCCTCGACCCCACGGTCGACACGGGACAGCTCGAGGGCGGGCTGGTCCAGGGCATCGGCTGGATGACGATGGAGGAGCTGGTGCTCGCTGACGGCCGCAACCTCGCCGACACCCTCAGCACCTACAAGATACCTGACATCTATTCCGCTCCGGAAATCGAAGGCCACTTCCTCGAAGACGCGGACAACCCCAATGCGGTCATGCACTCCAAGGCGATCGGAGAACCGCCGCTCATGTACGGCATCGGCGCGTACTTCGCTCTTCTCGACGCCATGTCCGCCTTCCGCCCCGACCGCGAGCCCTTCTTCGATGCGCCAATGACGCCCGAAAAGGTCCTCATGTTCCTTCATGGTGACCACAACCATTCAGAGATCGGGCCACATCCATCGATCGAATAA
- a CDS encoding FAD binding domain-containing protein codes for MLKFALNDRLVDDDAPPGLPALDYLRETAQLRGVKHACREGDCGSCVVLLGRRVGISFDYRVVTSCLLPTAALHGHHVVTVEGLNRRALGPIQAAFVEEGASQCGFCTPGFIVSLTGHLLESKLWAEDEAIEAIAGNICRCTGYASIRRALSSVIDHLQQTVDPAEERIPALVREGFLPDYFLRVNDLFEGLEIRPPDGPPAASQVIVAGGTDLYVQKPSELPTADLWALPVETDTPIWRDGEHVYLAGTATAEDIKRSKILSESVPGIERSMRLMGSLPIRQRATIAGNIVNASPIGDMTIVFLSLDAELGLAKGDQRRLLPLHRFFLGYKELDLEAREIVEWVRFKAPAEDDLFNFEKVSKRTYLDIASVNTALRLKMVDGRIHSASLSAGGVAPIPALLPATSESLSGREPDAATARHAATQARKEITPISDVRGSAEYKRLLLGQLVLAHFYALFGVEASQVEEESA; via the coding sequence ATGCTAAAGTTCGCCCTCAACGACCGCTTGGTGGACGACGATGCCCCCCCGGGTCTGCCTGCGCTCGACTACCTTCGAGAGACGGCCCAGCTCAGAGGCGTCAAACACGCCTGTCGCGAGGGAGACTGCGGATCGTGCGTCGTCCTTCTCGGGCGACGGGTCGGTATATCCTTTGACTACCGCGTCGTCACTTCATGCCTTCTCCCGACCGCAGCGTTGCACGGCCACCACGTTGTCACTGTCGAAGGTCTCAACCGCAGAGCCCTCGGACCTATCCAGGCCGCCTTTGTCGAGGAGGGAGCCTCCCAGTGTGGGTTCTGTACGCCAGGCTTCATAGTTTCCTTAACTGGCCACCTCCTCGAGTCAAAACTGTGGGCAGAAGACGAGGCGATCGAGGCAATCGCGGGTAATATCTGCCGCTGCACCGGTTACGCCTCGATTCGACGAGCCCTCTCGAGCGTCATCGATCACCTCCAGCAAACCGTCGATCCCGCAGAAGAGCGGATCCCGGCTCTGGTGAGGGAAGGCTTCCTCCCAGACTATTTCCTTCGCGTCAATGATCTCTTCGAAGGACTCGAGATCCGTCCTCCAGACGGACCACCAGCGGCGTCGCAGGTGATCGTCGCCGGCGGCACGGACCTCTACGTGCAAAAGCCCTCAGAGCTGCCGACCGCAGACCTCTGGGCGCTGCCGGTGGAGACCGACACGCCCATCTGGCGCGACGGTGAGCATGTCTACCTCGCGGGCACCGCGACGGCCGAAGACATCAAGCGATCGAAGATCCTGAGCGAGAGCGTGCCGGGCATCGAGCGGTCGATGCGTTTGATGGGCTCCTTGCCGATCCGCCAGCGGGCGACGATCGCAGGGAATATCGTCAACGCTTCGCCGATCGGAGACATGACCATCGTGTTTCTCTCCCTCGACGCGGAGTTGGGCCTCGCCAAAGGCGATCAACGAAGATTACTCCCGCTCCACCGGTTCTTCCTTGGCTACAAGGAGCTCGACCTCGAAGCGCGGGAGATCGTCGAGTGGGTTCGGTTCAAAGCCCCGGCCGAAGATGACCTCTTCAACTTCGAAAAGGTGAGCAAGCGTACCTACCTCGACATTGCGAGCGTGAATACCGCTCTCCGTTTGAAGATGGTGGACGGACGCATCCATTCGGCCAGCCTGTCCGCCGGCGGTGTCGCGCCGATTCCGGCCCTGCTCCCGGCCACAAGTGAGTCTCTTTCCGGGCGAGAGCCGGACGCGGCAACCGCGCGCCACGCTGCTACGCAGGCGCGCAAAGAGATTACCCCGATCTCGGACGTCCGTGGCTCGGCAGAATACAAGAGGCTCCTCCTCGGACAGCTCGTGCTGGCTCATTTCTACGCCCTCTTCGGCGTCGAGGCGAGCCAGGTCGAAGAGGAGAGTGCATGA
- a CDS encoding EAL domain-containing protein — MTPSGGEHASKGHVAGLGSFEKLNLGMIAKRRLQLWGMVLGILVVTVTILSMILLWGDDGASLTPVKTIGSLGVVVLVILFSAYLIRKELDLRARTEELVNEQVLTAALSNSLREAHRLPDTGPETGVRFNVEQVLNTILACSMDLLDGNSGSIMLLHTENELRTVCATDNSPARGARVALNEGIAGKVAATREPVLVRGTFDWKHYKKERPRPESALCVPLTSGDELLGVLNINARSDRHFSDRDLRAVSLFGERAGTAIRIVRDYEAQRKAIDQSNLQALRDPLTGLPNRALLLDRVGNSISRRRPPGHAVVLMFLDLDDFKRINDSLGHSAGDEILVAVADRMVNSVRSGDSVAHFGGDEFAVLFEARDDGEAIAAAHRILGDLAKPFALEGREVKFTASVGIALSRTNEMRPEDLMRNAFTALHQAKERGRSEIVVFEQSMHSSALTRLDLEQDLRYAIDNKGLDVYFQPLMRLSDLSIHGFEALVRWIHPDRGVIAAVQFIPLAEEAGLTPKIDRMVLRRTCEKVKELNESVFVKRPAAAHVNLSPTSIRQADFVETLASDLFESGFEPANLVLEITESVMMHDVEQAASKLRAIKALGVKLALDDFGTGYSSLSYLRSFPVDVVKIDKIFVEEIESDEGASALVQAILRLGLGLTFDVVAEGIETRGQMDSLLDLGCHYGQGYYLAHPLSAPDLADFLDRTFTPS, encoded by the coding sequence ATGACGCCGAGCGGTGGTGAGCACGCCTCGAAAGGCCATGTCGCCGGCCTCGGCAGCTTCGAAAAGCTGAATCTCGGCATGATCGCCAAACGGCGCCTCCAGCTCTGGGGCATGGTGCTGGGGATTCTCGTTGTCACGGTCACGATCCTCAGCATGATCCTGCTTTGGGGCGATGATGGGGCTTCTCTCACTCCAGTGAAGACGATCGGGTCCCTCGGCGTGGTAGTCCTGGTCATTCTCTTCAGCGCTTACCTGATCCGCAAGGAGCTCGATCTTCGCGCGCGGACCGAGGAGCTGGTGAACGAGCAGGTCCTTACCGCGGCTCTCAGCAACAGCCTGAGAGAGGCCCATAGGCTGCCGGACACCGGCCCTGAAACCGGAGTGCGGTTCAATGTCGAGCAGGTGTTGAACACGATCCTCGCCTGCTCGATGGATCTGCTGGACGGAAACAGCGGTTCGATCATGCTCCTGCATACCGAAAACGAGCTGCGCACGGTGTGCGCCACCGACAACAGCCCCGCCCGAGGTGCCAGAGTCGCCCTCAACGAAGGAATTGCGGGGAAGGTCGCCGCCACTCGGGAGCCGGTGTTGGTGCGAGGTACGTTCGACTGGAAACATTACAAAAAGGAGAGACCCCGACCGGAGAGCGCGCTCTGCGTTCCTCTGACCTCCGGTGACGAGCTGCTCGGAGTCCTCAATATCAATGCTCGGAGTGATCGACATTTTTCCGACCGGGACCTGCGTGCCGTGAGTCTCTTCGGCGAACGGGCCGGCACCGCGATTCGCATCGTTCGCGACTACGAGGCCCAACGCAAGGCCATTGACCAAAGCAACTTACAAGCATTGAGAGACCCGTTGACGGGCCTTCCGAACAGGGCCCTTCTGCTCGATCGGGTCGGCAACAGCATTTCGCGACGACGCCCTCCGGGTCACGCAGTCGTGCTGATGTTCCTCGACCTCGACGATTTCAAACGAATCAATGACAGCCTCGGGCACTCGGCAGGTGACGAGATCCTGGTTGCGGTCGCGGACCGGATGGTCAACAGCGTGCGTTCGGGCGACTCGGTGGCCCACTTCGGCGGCGACGAGTTCGCGGTCCTTTTCGAAGCCCGCGACGACGGAGAGGCGATAGCAGCCGCGCATCGAATTCTCGGTGATCTGGCAAAGCCCTTCGCTCTCGAAGGACGAGAGGTGAAATTCACCGCCAGCGTCGGTATCGCTCTCTCGCGGACCAACGAAATGCGGCCCGAGGATCTGATGCGGAACGCCTTCACCGCCCTGCACCAGGCCAAGGAACGCGGACGGTCCGAGATCGTGGTCTTCGAGCAGTCGATGCACTCGAGCGCCCTCACCCGCCTCGATCTCGAACAGGACCTCCGGTATGCGATCGACAACAAGGGCCTTGACGTCTATTTTCAGCCGTTGATGAGGCTTTCGGATCTGTCCATTCACGGCTTCGAGGCGCTGGTCCGTTGGATTCATCCGGACCGTGGCGTGATCGCCGCCGTGCAATTCATACCCCTCGCGGAAGAGGCCGGCCTCACGCCGAAGATCGACCGGATGGTCCTCCGGCGCACCTGTGAGAAGGTCAAGGAGCTCAACGAGTCGGTGTTCGTCAAAAGGCCCGCTGCCGCGCACGTCAACCTTTCTCCGACCAGCATCCGCCAGGCCGACTTCGTCGAAACCCTGGCGTCCGACCTTTTCGAGTCCGGGTTCGAGCCGGCGAATCTCGTTCTCGAAATCACCGAGAGCGTGATGATGCACGACGTGGAACAGGCAGCCAGCAAGCTCCGCGCCATCAAGGCTCTCGGCGTCAAGCTCGCCCTGGACGACTTCGGAACCGGATACTCGTCCTTGAGCTACCTGCGGAGCTTCCCGGTCGACGTTGTCAAGATCGACAAGATCTTCGTCGAAGAGATCGAGTCGGACGAGGGAGCATCGGCGCTCGTGCAGGCAATCCTCCGACTCGGGCTGGGATTGACATTCGACGTGGTCGCCGAGGGCATCGAAACCCGGGGACAGATGGACAGCCTCCTCGATCTCGGATGCCACTACGGTCAGGGCTATTACCTGGCCCATCCCCTGTCCGCGCCGGATCTCGCCGATTTCCTCGATCGCACCTTTACGCCGTCGTGA
- a CDS encoding TIGR00366 family protein, with protein sequence MKAIKVPHVFTLLTGVIFVCSLSTFIVPSGEYERETRTVNQQNRTVLVPDTYQTLPKSYTAKGLLVRNETPGMASPTSLEEFLSAIPRGMVQAADIIFFIFIIGGVFGILQETGTIPAILGAILNRLRSSWQLLTMVLMVAMGIGGSTLGMGEEFIPLVPIFLIVAKEIGCDRIFGVALVYVAGAVGFAAATTNPFTVNVAQDIAGLPLNSAISFRILFFVCCMAVTLAYMLRYGNRIRRDPSTSLMANDDFVLPSDNVEPPALRTSHLVVLGSCIAIFVFILYAVQELGWWLTQMAGGFFLMGIVAVVVTRLPVRAATLAAIRGMEEMTVAALVVGFARGITIVLEDGQILDTLIFSAAALLQHVPRYLAAEGMLLVQTVLNFFIPSGSGQAAVTMPLMAPLSDVLGLTRQTAVFAFTCGDGFSNMVIPTSGILMASLGLGKVPYDRWLRFMVPLLLMLLCLAAVFMAVAVAINL encoded by the coding sequence ATGAAGGCCATCAAGGTTCCACACGTCTTCACCCTGCTGACCGGTGTCATCTTCGTCTGCAGCCTGTCGACATTCATCGTTCCCTCGGGCGAATACGAGCGAGAAACGCGGACCGTCAATCAACAGAATCGCACCGTCCTCGTGCCCGACACCTACCAGACGCTGCCGAAGAGCTACACCGCCAAGGGCCTCCTGGTCAGAAACGAAACCCCCGGCATGGCCAGCCCGACCAGCCTGGAGGAGTTCCTCAGCGCCATTCCGCGCGGCATGGTGCAGGCCGCTGACATCATTTTCTTCATCTTCATCATCGGTGGAGTCTTCGGAATTCTCCAGGAAACCGGAACCATCCCGGCAATCCTCGGCGCGATCCTCAACCGACTCCGGTCATCCTGGCAGCTCCTGACCATGGTTCTCATGGTTGCCATGGGCATCGGCGGCTCGACTCTGGGCATGGGCGAGGAGTTCATCCCCCTGGTGCCGATCTTCCTGATCGTGGCCAAGGAGATCGGCTGCGACCGGATCTTCGGCGTGGCTCTGGTCTATGTCGCCGGGGCGGTCGGATTCGCTGCGGCGACCACCAATCCCTTCACCGTCAATGTCGCACAGGATATCGCCGGGCTGCCGCTGAACAGCGCCATATCATTCCGCATCCTGTTCTTCGTCTGCTGCATGGCCGTCACCCTCGCCTACATGCTCCGCTACGGAAATCGGATCCGGCGCGATCCGTCAACGTCATTGATGGCCAATGACGATTTCGTCCTGCCGAGCGACAACGTGGAGCCGCCGGCCCTCAGAACCTCGCACCTGGTAGTCCTCGGATCGTGCATCGCCATTTTCGTATTCATCCTGTATGCGGTTCAGGAATTGGGCTGGTGGCTAACCCAGATGGCCGGCGGATTCTTCCTCATGGGCATCGTTGCGGTCGTTGTGACACGCCTGCCGGTTCGAGCGGCGACTCTCGCCGCCATCAGAGGCATGGAGGAGATGACGGTGGCGGCCCTGGTAGTTGGATTCGCTCGCGGCATTACCATCGTGCTCGAAGATGGCCAGATCCTCGACACCCTGATCTTTTCGGCCGCCGCCCTCCTGCAGCACGTTCCCAGGTACCTCGCCGCCGAGGGCATGCTACTTGTCCAGACCGTGCTCAACTTCTTCATACCCTCCGGATCCGGGCAGGCGGCAGTCACCATGCCGTTGATGGCGCCGCTTTCCGACGTGCTCGGGCTGACCCGCCAGACCGCGGTCTTTGCCTTCACCTGCGGGGACGGCTTCTCCAACATGGTGATTCCGACCAGCGGCATCCTGATGGCTTCGCTCGGTCTCGGCAAGGTGCCCTACGATCGCTGGCTCCGGTTCATGGTACCGCTCCTGCTCATGCTCCTCTGCCTCGCCGCGGTCTTCATGGCGGTGGCAGTCGCCATCAATCTCTAG
- a CDS encoding MurR/RpiR family transcriptional regulator has product MESPEKEFRERLIDRAADLPPQQKVIAEYVLEHLTTVPFFSVPELARRTGASEATVVRFAQRLGYPGFSELKMELVDLLQNRLTNGTGSPTEAVADDLLASVASLEIGNIGRTVESLDREHFAQVAEALFTSHRVHTFGLGVSALLAELAAYALMQVGVRATNLSTAFSSPREQLVGIGPDDVLMVFSLPPYSRQSLTLLRDAVDLQIQTIAVSDRLTSPASNLASWTLAVKSDNMMFTNAVAAFTVLINALATEVATNHREETLSALSRINRVLSEDEDLLPSR; this is encoded by the coding sequence GTGGAATCGCCCGAGAAAGAGTTCAGAGAACGGTTGATCGATCGCGCAGCGGATCTTCCTCCGCAGCAGAAGGTGATCGCCGAGTACGTGCTGGAACATCTCACGACGGTGCCATTCTTCTCCGTACCCGAGCTCGCACGGAGGACCGGCGCATCCGAGGCCACGGTGGTCCGATTCGCCCAGCGGCTCGGCTACCCCGGTTTCTCCGAGCTCAAGATGGAGCTCGTGGACCTGCTGCAGAATCGCCTCACCAACGGGACCGGTTCACCGACAGAAGCGGTTGCGGACGACCTTCTTGCCTCTGTTGCGTCACTTGAGATCGGCAATATTGGACGGACCGTCGAGTCACTCGACCGTGAGCACTTCGCCCAGGTGGCGGAAGCGCTCTTCACAAGTCACAGGGTCCACACCTTCGGTCTGGGCGTGTCGGCGCTTCTCGCCGAGCTTGCGGCCTATGCCCTCATGCAGGTCGGGGTCAGAGCGACCAATCTTTCAACGGCCTTTTCGTCTCCGCGGGAACAACTCGTGGGAATCGGTCCCGACGATGTCCTGATGGTGTTCTCGCTCCCACCCTACTCGAGACAGAGCTTGACTCTGCTGCGAGACGCCGTCGACCTGCAGATTCAAACCATCGCTGTCAGCGACCGTTTGACCTCACCCGCCTCCAACCTCGCGAGCTGGACGTTGGCGGTGAAAAGCGACAACATGATGTTCACCAACGCGGTCGCAGCGTTCACCGTGCTCATCAACGCCCTCGCCACAGAGGTCGCGACGAACCACCGCGAGGAAACTCTCAGCGCGCTTTCGAGGATCAACCGGGTACTTTCGGAGGACGAGGACCTCCTCCCTTCCAGGTGA
- a CDS encoding TonB-dependent receptor yields MKGRNLVVVSLACTALVLWAQPSAAQGATSGSIRGVVTDPDGLATPGVTVVAISGALVTGRQATVTGSNGVYRFPSLPPGMYELQASLASFQTVLQQNVQVALGQNIEVNLQLGNLSIEEEIVVVAETVQVNTVSNKVDFNVAESFIERQPVSRDPVDLMNYAPGIESSRAYGAPSSAQNAYNVDGVDVSDPELGYQWFLPSIDWVQEVQVAGLGADAEYGGFTGAVVNVVTKSGGNTFHGDVRAYYSDGSLNSDNAPPNVEGTDTLASDLEISASFGGPVVTDSLWYFLSGSWRDRTLEPFYNAGAPTDDRAENQRTWTRGLGKLTWQLDDANRLMFLVDFDGVVNDYRSVGGGTLASAAVRQESPNYVYNLSWESLITDNSFISAKVTGFVGEDDYLPYHGDTPHRYDRESRFSWQNTHPTEHKDVDRTAFDGSWSLFADGLLSSSDSHNFKIGVNYESFGTDYVTVRNGGFSYYDDSWNCDSLDHYFADPFCGVYSSDWGGEWDLHGEMSGLHAYVQDAWKIGHFAINLGVRYSQYDGKFKNVSGTVYDEDMWAPRFGFVWDLTGSGKAALKAHYGRYYEGMTVTLYDREESGDARTDAEYYDYNIDTGEFDDYAGGSVLARAMMDPNVEHPYVDQFVATFEYQLGSDMLVGVDYINRETHDINAMVVSNVADYDAYVAPDNPLGGGDLPFFELVYPQENLITNPEEATREYDAVTLRFRKRYSNGWSMDASAVWSDLTGTADYGVNGYGTGFDDLNGFVNADGNLPDNSDLVVKLSASVDLPWRMMLSGFYQYRSGFYWTPYVIVEGLYYNDREAVYMTPRGSRQYPDRSVLDLRLQKEFGLGGDMDFAVFVDAFNLLDADEVTNVNEGWGWYVYDWEDHPGNSFWDPSSRFEEVEGIQSPRTVRIGAKFSW; encoded by the coding sequence ATGAAGGGGAGAAACCTGGTCGTCGTTTCACTTGCGTGCACGGCTCTCGTCCTGTGGGCGCAACCATCGGCCGCCCAGGGTGCGACCTCGGGCAGCATCCGGGGAGTCGTCACTGACCCTGACGGTCTGGCGACACCCGGGGTCACGGTGGTCGCCATTTCCGGCGCTTTGGTTACCGGAAGGCAGGCAACGGTGACGGGAAGCAACGGGGTGTACCGTTTCCCGTCCTTGCCGCCGGGGATGTATGAGCTTCAAGCGAGCCTGGCGAGTTTTCAGACCGTACTGCAGCAGAACGTACAGGTGGCTTTGGGCCAGAATATCGAGGTCAACCTGCAGCTCGGCAACCTGTCCATAGAGGAGGAGATCGTGGTCGTCGCCGAGACCGTTCAGGTCAACACGGTTTCCAACAAGGTCGACTTCAACGTGGCCGAGAGCTTCATCGAGCGGCAGCCGGTTTCACGTGATCCGGTAGACCTGATGAACTACGCACCCGGAATCGAGAGTTCGCGTGCCTACGGTGCACCGTCGTCGGCCCAGAATGCCTACAACGTGGACGGCGTCGACGTCTCCGACCCGGAGCTCGGATACCAGTGGTTCCTGCCGAGCATCGACTGGGTGCAGGAGGTGCAGGTGGCGGGCCTGGGTGCGGACGCCGAGTACGGTGGCTTCACCGGTGCGGTGGTCAACGTGGTCACCAAGTCGGGGGGCAACACCTTCCACGGTGACGTGCGCGCCTACTACTCCGACGGCAGCCTGAACTCCGACAACGCGCCGCCGAACGTGGAGGGGACGGACACGCTGGCTTCCGACCTCGAGATCAGTGCCAGCTTCGGCGGCCCCGTCGTCACGGACTCGCTCTGGTACTTCCTCTCCGGGAGCTGGCGCGACCGGACGCTGGAGCCCTTCTACAACGCCGGCGCGCCGACCGACGACCGGGCGGAGAACCAGCGGACCTGGACCCGCGGTCTCGGCAAGCTCACCTGGCAGCTCGATGACGCGAATCGTCTGATGTTCCTGGTCGACTTCGATGGTGTGGTCAATGATTACCGGTCCGTCGGGGGCGGCACCCTGGCCAGCGCGGCCGTGCGGCAGGAGTCGCCGAACTACGTCTACAACCTGTCGTGGGAGTCCCTGATCACCGACAACAGCTTCATTTCAGCCAAGGTCACCGGTTTCGTGGGTGAAGACGACTACCTGCCGTACCACGGCGACACGCCCCACCGGTATGACCGCGAGTCCCGTTTCAGCTGGCAGAACACGCACCCGACCGAGCACAAGGACGTCGATCGGACCGCCTTCGACGGATCGTGGAGCCTCTTCGCGGACGGCTTGCTGAGCTCGAGCGACTCGCACAACTTCAAAATCGGCGTCAACTACGAGAGCTTCGGAACCGACTATGTGACGGTCCGCAACGGCGGATTCTCCTACTACGACGACTCCTGGAACTGCGACTCTCTCGATCACTACTTCGCCGACCCGTTCTGTGGCGTCTACTCGTCGGATTGGGGCGGCGAGTGGGACCTGCACGGTGAGATGAGCGGCTTGCACGCCTACGTCCAGGACGCCTGGAAGATCGGCCATTTCGCGATCAATCTGGGTGTCCGGTACAGCCAGTACGACGGCAAGTTCAAGAACGTCAGCGGCACCGTCTACGACGAGGACATGTGGGCGCCGCGATTCGGCTTCGTGTGGGATCTCACGGGCAGTGGCAAGGCGGCTCTGAAGGCCCACTACGGCCGCTACTACGAGGGTATGACCGTAACTCTCTACGACCGGGAGGAGTCGGGAGATGCGCGTACCGACGCCGAGTATTACGACTACAACATCGACACCGGCGAGTTCGACGACTACGCCGGGGGCTCGGTTCTCGCTCGAGCGATGATGGACCCGAACGTCGAGCATCCCTACGTCGACCAGTTCGTCGCCACCTTCGAGTATCAGCTTGGCAGCGACATGCTGGTGGGGGTCGACTACATCAACCGTGAGACTCACGACATCAACGCCATGGTGGTCTCGAACGTGGCCGACTACGACGCCTACGTGGCGCCCGACAACCCGCTCGGTGGAGGCGACCTGCCGTTCTTCGAGCTGGTCTACCCGCAGGAGAACCTGATCACGAATCCCGAGGAAGCGACCCGCGAGTACGACGCTGTGACGCTTCGCTTTCGCAAGCGGTACTCGAACGGCTGGTCGATGGACGCCTCGGCGGTGTGGTCCGACCTCACCGGCACTGCGGACTATGGCGTGAACGGCTACGGCACCGGCTTCGACGATCTCAACGGCTTCGTCAATGCCGACGGCAACCTGCCCGACAACTCCGATCTCGTGGTCAAACTGTCGGCGTCGGTGGACCTGCCGTGGCGGATGATGCTCTCCGGCTTCTACCAGTACCGCAGCGGCTTTTACTGGACCCCGTACGTCATCGTCGAGGGGCTGTACTACAACGATCGCGAGGCGGTGTACATGACGCCGCGCGGCTCGCGCCAGTACCCCGACCGCTCGGTCCTCGATCTCAGGCTGCAGAAGGAGTTCGGGCTCGGCGGTGACATGGACTTTGCCGTCTTCGTCGATGCCTTCAACCTGCTCGACGCGGACGAGGTGACGAACGTCAACGAGGGCTGGGGCTGGTACGTCTACGATTGGGAAGACCACCCGGGCAACAGCTTCTGGGATCCCTCCTCACGCTTCGAGGAGGTGGAGGGCATACAATCGCCGCGAACCGTCCGCATCGGCGCCAAATTCTCCTGGTAG